The genomic interval ACCTTCTATTCTCCTATTTGGCATTCCGGACCATAAAGATGAGCGTGGCTCAGAGGCATACAGTGATAAAGGTGTTGTGCAAAAAGCCATAAAGGCACTGAAAGACCGGGCGCCTGGTCTTTTAGTTATCACAGATGTATGCCTATGTGAGTATACAGACCATGGCCACTGTGGTGTTGTCAAAAATGGAACAATCCTGAATGACCCTACTCTTGAACTTCTGGCAAAAGAGGCAGTATCGCATGCAAAGGCCGGGGCAGATATTGTTGCTCCATCAGATATGATGGACGGCAGGGTTTCTGCCATAAGAAATGCCCTCGACTCAGAAGGTTTTGAACATATACCTATAATGAGTTATGCTGCCAAATACGCATCTGTATTTTACGGGCCTTTCAGAGAGGCTGCTGAGTCCACGCCAAAGTTTGGAGACAGGCGCTCATATCAGATGGACCCGCCAAACAGGAGGGAGGCCCTTAAGGAGGTTGCCCTTGATATCGAAGAGGGGGCTGATATTGTAATGGTAAAACCTGCCCTCGCATATTTAG from Nitrospirota bacterium carries:
- the hemB gene encoding porphobilinogen synthase, producing PSILLFGIPDHKDERGSEAYSDKGVVQKAIKALKDRAPGLLVITDVCLCEYTDHGHCGVVKNGTILNDPTLELLAKEAVSHAKAGADIVAPSDMMDGRVSAIRNALDSEGFEHIPIMSYAAKYASVFYGPFREAAESTPKFGDRRSYQMDPPNRREALKEVALDIEEGADIVMVKPALAYLDIISDVKDAFDVPVAAYNVSGEYSMIKAAARLGWLDEKRAMMEVLTSIKRAGADIILTYFAIEAARALMK